attgagcacatttgcccttcgttaatactttagctcaaatatgcccttaccgtcacatagttggtccatatatgccctcagagttacacagttggcccatatatgcccttttcgaaacggaatccacccaaactaattagctctttcattaattgtattaaagtgtattacaaacactatttcttttttattagtacttttttttctttacctttctcttttctttcttcttttttcttttctttctcccttatccaatttcctccattaatgatgtcttctccattttcatcaccaatttcacttgacaaaactcatgaattccaattactaagaaaattttcccataagaatatttttatagatcatatgtttgtcaatttttttaaaaatttaacaaagtaagattgaaataatatttatgtaacaaaaaattcgaaaatccaacaaaaccgaacaatccaaactgatataattggtttggtttgattttgataaaaatcgaaccaacccgttctatgtacacccctaatctacatagttaataaaaaaatagaaaatgtctagctgaaaaaagactaacaactcaaatttataacattACACcttgaactctaggcttttaatcattaaattatctttctgtaaacaatttaaatattttggtcttttgagtattattaaaggttgagatgtttttattattttaaagtttaaaccataatttttggaacaatttaatttcatttatttgGAGGGCTAGTGAAATTGAAACTTGATTACCTTAtgagagaattttcttagtaattggaattcatgagttttgtcaagtgaaattggtgatgaaaatggagaaaacattattaatggaggaaatcggataagagagaaagaaaaagggggaaaaaaagagaagaaaagaaaaaagaagaaagaaaagagaaaggtaaagaaaaaaagtaataataaaaaggaaatagtgtttgtaatataatttaatacaattaaaaaaagagctaattagtttgggtgaattccgtttcgaaaaggacATATATGAGCCAACtatgtaactctaagggcatatatgggccaactgtgtaactctaagggcatatatggaccaactatatgACGGTAAGTGCATATTTGAACTAAAGTATTAACAAAAAGCAAATGtactcaatttcgtatagtacaagggcatatttaGACCAATTGCCTTTTTTTACTTGACGTAATTGCTCGTGATATGCTTAATTGTTCTAGTTTCTACTGATGTATCTAAAATGGTATTTTCAGCAAGGACGAGGAAcatagaaaataatttatttttgggTGAGTTTTTACTTAACGGGTAGGGTTAGGTGTATGAGTGgttttttatattttgtttgagttttaattattttatgactATCTCGTCATCTTTTTTCACCGTATATATTaagaatataaatatattttctcAAATACTTCAAAAACACAACATGTGTTAATTTTGATTGAGCATGACATAATGTGTTAATTGAGTTGAATCATCCATTGGAGTACCATCAACATGCAAAATAACTTCCGTTCTCgaacaaaaatatttaattttagcCTCTATGTTTACTCTATAGAAATAGAAATTTCATTTTACTTCCAATTTCCCTGTCGTCTGTGAAGAACACTGCTTACACTTTACTTGTCTTCTGCTCCCTGAAGAAACTCTCATTACATTCTCAACTTGAGTGCagcaaaaatggtgaaaaagGCATGGAAAATAATCCCACGGCCCCTCCTCGAAACCGTCCTCAACAACCACGCTCAACACCACCGTGTCCCTCAACCCCTTATTCTTCACGGCCCTCGTGGCGTCGGCAAAACCACTCTAATCCTCGAACGTAAGCATCATCAAATTACACAAACATGAATTACTCATCGTTTTTTTCTGTGTGTTTATACATTTGTGTTTTACAGGTCTTATGGGTAAATGGAACAGTGGCCCTCATGTAACAGGCTACGTGGACTTTGCAGAATCCATTAAAGATCATCACCCAATTCACGGCCAATCATTTCCTTGGTCTTCTTGGTCCAATTGCCCACCTCCTTTACTGCCCTCTCTTACAGCTCGACTCGAATGTTGCCTCGAATCAATGGCCCAAAAGGGTATTAAGCTTGGAACTATAAGCTCTCATCAAATTTTCACTGTTTTGAGTAAATGGCATGGACTTAATACAGCCCTTAAACAGATCCTAAATGGCAGTGTTTCTAACTCCAGGAAGGCTGTTTCGATTAGGAATAGTTCGGTGTTGAATTTATGGGAAAGGGCAGTTTTTGCATCAAGTGTTCGATTAAATGCCCAAGAGAGCTCTGGGTTGAGTTTGGAGGAACAGACGTATTATAAGGAAGCAATGGCAGCTTTGAATTTGGCTAAAGAGGTTATAAGTGTGCAGCAAAAGTGGAGAGCTAATGCGATCAAGCATTTGAATCAGACTGGTGGGTTTTCGAGGTCTTTGGCCAATTCAGCCACGGATTGGCCCTGTTTGTTATTGGAACTCCTTTCATCCGCCGCTGAAATAGATTATTTTCAGGTAATCCAAATGAAGTTGGCAGTGGCGGAGCCCTGGATTTCATATAAGGGGATTCAAGAAACTAGAATGTCACACCTAGGATTTAAACTTGTGACCTAAAGCAATTTTTAAATCCCCTTTGCCATTACACTAGAACATTTTCTGACAGTTTATATATAAacaaaaaaatgaatttttgtctATTTCTGTAGTATAATTTTCCGGTGAAGGGTATTCAATTGACCCCCTTGCTTGAACCTAAGATTGGATTCATGAAAAAAGCTTATAATTTTTAGTTACTGATGAGAAGTAGTAGTAGGGAGCTAAAAGTGATATGTGTCTAATAAGCATGTTCTTTACCCTGTGATCTCACAGTAAAAAGTCTCTGAAACACGACCCAGAGTTAAATGGTCTTCATTTTGACTTAGCTTGTGTCTTGTGCTTTATATAATATTGATGTTTTCTTTGTTGGACATGTCAAAATAAGTAGCCGAAGCTGGTGATAAACAATATTGAAGTTCTAAAGAATGCAATACTGAAGGATGATTCTACTGTCTGTGGGTCCATGTATCACGATAGTCTGATATGGAGAATGATAGCCTTGGGTGCAAATGAGAGATGTCTTCCAGTTATTCTTGTAACATCTGATAGGTAATGCAACTTAACTTTTTCTTTTAGCCTAGGATCTGCATGACATCTCAATGGACCTAGTTGTTAAACTTCCTTTTTATAATGATTAGTTGCATCATGTGGTTTGAATGTATGCATTTTGCCTCAATGTTATAACTAGAATCCACATAATTCGTACAAAATTAGATTTGGTATGCTGTCTCTCTTAGTTCAGAAATTTCAGGTTTTGTACTCACACAATACTGATAAAAAGAAGTGCAGCACTCCAACTTCCTTTCTTTTTCCTTATTCAATAAAAGGAATGCTGAAAAGGTGATAGTATGTTGTTTGTGGTTGAATGTGCACATAGTGTAGAGTAGTGATGGACATGGGGTAGTCTGTTTGAGGTGCTAATTATCCTCGTTGGCACATATCATGTATGTTTGAACCTGGAAGCATGCTTCGTATGTTTTATGAATTAGGGAGCTAAACTATAAGGCAGTTTTTCATTCAGTAGGCTCTAAAAGAATGGTCTACATCCCTGCATTTGCGTGACATACATCCCTTGAATGGTAAATGTGAATTTTGTGTAAGCTTCAGAAGTTTAAAAGATAGGATGGTTTGGTGGTGGAACTTCATTGTAGCATCATTAATGAAACTTAACTCATAAACCGTAGCATAAGAGGATTCATAACTACTTTGGTCTGACAGGAGGAATTGATGCCCGTGTAGGACACATCAATAACAGCATGTTTTCTTTTTTAAGTAACACCATGTAATAACACTTGCAATGTAATTATCTTGCATTTGCAGAATAAAACTACACTAGCTATCTCACCAGCCTTACAGTAGTTGTTTTCAGATTTGTGACTGTTATATGCTCTGAGGAACTATCTTTAATTTCCTTTTAATTCAATTTGGAGATTCAACACTTAACAAGAAAATTATTGCAGCTACTACTCATATCGTGCCTATATGGATTTTGGATTTCCGGATATTTTCATCTCACGTGAGGTAAACACATCAGAATTATTCGAACTTGCTACTCCATCTCTCAATGAGTGCGAATCTTTTGCCTATAGCTTATCATGAAAACAAAAGGATGTAAACCTTTTGTGCACTTGTTTCAATATTATGCTCTTGTAAATTGTAAATTTGTTAAGGTGCACTTGATCCAGCTTAAACCTATATTTCCTGCCTTGTCTTGATGGGATCTGTAAATATAAAAGGATTTTCTCAATTGCGTGCTTCTTGCATGATTTTCTTTGCTTTACCTCTTCATATTACTTATTAAATGACAGGTTTCTTCGTTGAAGTGATGCCTGAGTCATCTTTCTCTGCAGTAGTTAAATTTATTCTGCAAATTAATTTGTGTATGCATGGTTTCTGTTTGTCTTACAGGTCTAGCTAAAACTAGCTTATTTTATGTGAACTATGGTACATCTCACTTTGTTGGAAATGCAGACATTTGGGTGGACCCCTGCAGAAGCTAAAATGCATATGGTTGACAACTATTTTAGTCAGTCAGAGGTATGATCTTCTTTACACCAGAAAAATACAATCATAAAAATATGCTTTTTAGCTTAAGTTATGTCATCAAGATGATTTTTTGTTGGGTTAATATTGATCATACTTATTCTGCAGTGGAATGTGATTGTTGAGGTGCTAGGGCCGAATCCGAGACATCTATTTGAGGTTTATGCACTCAAGCTAAGTAATTACTACCAGAAGTAAGTACTTATAGGTGCTTGTTCATGTATTATAATTGATCTGCAGCAATAGAGTCTGGCAGTTGTCACGTAACTTGAAATTTAGTCAATAAAATATATTGCTTATCTGGGCTTGCTTTTCTTATGAGAACATAGAAATTCAATATATGCACTCCACAGTGAAGGGGAATGTGGTTGACCAGTTTCATAGGTATATTAGTATAAACCATTTTTCTAGGAGAAGCTAAGAGCACTGGTCATTTTGTGATAATATGTTGTCATATGCCTAAGGACAGATATTTTAACTTCCAAAATAGCTTCCTATGGCATGTGATCTGCTGCAATTTACCTATTACTTTAACCtttgggaaagaaaaagaaagggttTCGGGGGGAAGTAGACTAATGTAAGGATCATTGTCATATAACACTTAATCTTTCACATGTTTTACCAGAGGAAAGCAAGTGCTctctttatctttatgtttccaATGTTATCTCTAAACCAGTCATCATAGGTGGGGCTACATAGTACTTTTTCTTTGAATTGGTTTCCAaggctttggtctagtggtaagaaCGCAGCTTGTGATGTGTGGATTGTGCGCACGTCATGGGTTTGAAACAAGGCGCAGACAAAAGCctagtatttaagtggagaagagtAGAGGAGCAGACTCATTACCTACCTAGTTTCGAACCATGCATCACGGACCTCGGGGGTTTCTCAGTTATAAAAAGAGAGTTAAATATgtcaaaaattctcattttctgaTAACATATGTGGTATTCTACGATAAACAGTTTTGTGCGTGAGCCATATTCTAAATGATTATCACAAACTAAGTCACTCTCATATTTATTTGAATCTAGGGTCATGAGTGAGAAGAGCAGTAAATTTGAGGATATCGTGGATGCATACTTGGCATATCTTCAAGTAAGTTCCAGAATAAGTTACAATTTCCATTGCATTTGGTTTTAACTTGTTTCAGTGGTGGAGGTTTTATCTTAAAAAGTATACAAGCTGATGTTTGTGAGGCAGATAAATTTAAATCAAAAGACCAAAGTAAAACCAAATCTCGATTTTTCATAATAAAGTAAGAATTTTATCGAAATGTTTGGGTACAAAACACCCGTATACAAGAAGTAATCAAAAAGTAGAACAACCTATAGAAAGATATGGTTACTACAAAAGACACCCAATCTTCTATGCCAAAAGGATCCTTATGGGTGCaccaaaaggaaataagggataAAAGGCTATTTCTTAATTGAACAAAGTTCATATCTTTCAGAAGCTCTCCTATTTCTTTCTCTCCGTATAACTCACATAAGCACAAATAGAGCAACATCCCAAACCCCGCGTCTTCTCATCCACCTACTGCAATTCCAACCGAACATGAGCTCTTCATGGTGCCTGCCATCACCTATTCATTCCAAACAAACACAAAATTTCGCACTATAGCCTCGAGGCTACTCGATAATAAAGAAGGAGATGGTCAACGTCTTCACCCAAGCCCTTACATATAAAGCACCTTCGGCCGTGAACATCACCCCTCTTGTAGCTCGCCATGTGAAAAAGCACAATTTTCTCGGAACCTTAGGTATCCAAATTGATCTGTGTGGAAATGCAGCCTCCTCCCTAACCAGAAGTTTCTCATAAAATGATTTAACAGAAAATACCCTGTTGTTTTCCGCCCCACCTCCGTACATCGTGGTTGTCCTGTAGTGTTCCATGTTTATGAAACTACTCAACTAGGTTTTTGAATTTTGTTACTTCCCTATCCTGAAAGATCCTTGTAAACCTCAAATCCCAAAAAGTCTTCTCTATCTTGTATCATTCTGACTCGTTGGATTGTCATCTCCTTTTGGCATGAAATTCTAAAAATGTTTGGGAATGCAAGTCACAAGGTATTGTCCCACTTGTCCCTCAAATTTTACCCTCCTTTCACCCCTTACCCTGAAAGACACAAAACCGCTGAACTCTTCCCATCCTTTCAGAATGTTCCTCCACAACCCGCATCCATAAGGCATAGTAATATTTTATAGTCCTCCAAGCCCTTCAAGACCTGGTACTTTTCCGCTATCACCTCTCTCCACAAAGCATGTTCCTCTATCCCAAATCTCCACAACCATTGGCCTTATTGAAAGCCCTCAAATCTTTAACACCAAGCCCACCCCAGCACTTGGGAGACGTAACAGTCTCCCACTGCACCAAGTGAAACTTCCTCGCCCCATCTGTTGAATCCCGTAGAAAGTTCCTTTGAAGTCATTCCAACTGATCGGGGCCTGAAACATAGACATGAAATATGTGGGAATGCTCAGTAATGTGCTCTTGAGAAACACTTAGTTTCCTCCTttggaaaaatatcttttctACCAACCTGCAGGCCTTTTCTCAACCCTTTAAATTACCGAATTCCATGCAACTTGATCTTTATTTGAAACACCTAGTGGCAAGTCAAGGTAGGAAGTGGGAAGAGCCCCAACCTTGCAATTCAAAACGTGTGCTGGAGTCTCAACATCCTCCATCTCTTCAACTGGTATGATCTCGCACTACTCAGATTGATTTTAAGGCCCGACACCACCTGAAACCATGTTAGCACATGTCCCAAGTATTCCAACGGAGTCTTATTAGCATCACAAAAACCCAAGTGTTAGCCGCGAACAATAAATGTTAAATCCGCACGGTACCATGTCCCAACTGCTGCACTGAAACGTCTTAAATATCCGCCCGCCACTGCTCTATCCATCATCTTACTCAAAGCCTCCATAACTAAAATAAAAAGCATAGGAGATGACAAGTCACCCTGTCTCGAGCCTCTCAAACTGCCTCACAAGAATCGACTACCTTATTCAATTGTAGAAATGCAAAATTTGATCCACTTTCTCCATTTTACTCTGAAGCCCATTTGCAACATAATAAGATCCAGAAACTCACAGTTCATATGGTCATAGGCCTTCTCAAGATCCAATTTGCTCAAAGTATCTGACACTCCTTGCTTTCTTCTAGAATCTACCACTTCATTTGCCAGCAATGTTGCATTCAGTATACGTTTACCTTCCACAAAAGCATTTTGCGAAGTAGACACAATCTCGTCCGAAACCTTCGTACGTTTATTGGAAAGCACCTTAGATATAATCTTATAGATGCTGCCCACTAGATTAATAGGTTTGTTATCCCTGGTGCTCATTGCACCCTTGCGTTTTGGAATAATGACAATCAAAGATGCGTTGAGGCTTTTTTCAAATTCTCCCCTCTCCTGAAACTCCTCAATGGTCTCCAACACCTCACCTTTGAATCTTGGGATTATCTTAAACCTATTGGTTTTGATCAGGATGCACCTTTTGAGTTCATTTGAAAAAGCAAAGGCATGCTTCAGTTTCTCCCGCTAGCCTGTAGGTGCGTTGGACTTTGTAACTATTTGAGCTTGCAGATGAGTCACTATGCAAGTCTTATTTTGTTTTCCGTATTGTATTCATGTATAAGGTCAAAAGTTAGCTTTCATGCAAGCTATTGAGTTTCTACTTTATGGACCTAGTGTAATAATAAGCTTATTGGCACATTACCGTTAGTATTGTCTCCCATTACATAGTGTACACAACTCTACAAGTAGGAATAGGCAAGATACATGCGAAGAGAATTGATATGAATGAGTAAATATATTATGTCAAGAAACTTGGTTGATCTTCTTTTATATCTACCAAGTCAAAATGGTTTCTTTTTCATAAGGTTAAATGTCCAAGATCTCTACCTTcagaaggtaggggtaaggtctctatacacactaccttccccagatcccacttgtgggattaccttaggtttgttgttattgtttttttttgtttgtttgttgttgttgtatggttAAATGTCCAACAGTTATGTATTGCATAACCTAGAGAGAGTTGTGCCTTGCATCTTGATTTGTTTGATCCAAAATGCAATCTCATACATTATAGAGAGACTATCCTGAATTTCATGGAGTTTTGACAATTTGCATCCTTGGGATATCATGAGTAGTTGAGGAAATTTCTCTAGTTTGGGTGCTTTATTTGGAAGGACACGTGAATTAGGACTTTTAATTGAATTAAAACAATAGTCAGAAAAGTAAATGCAGAAACGCTCTGGATTGGGGCTCATAAGTAATTAAGAGAATAACCAAGTCATCAGTAGGTGTGTAAGCACTGCAATGAAATGGAGCAGACTTCTTAAATTTGTACAATATTCAAAATTTCATTCTGAAAGTGCAGCATACTAGAACCGccaaatatttaaaatattcaaTGAAGTCTAAGCCCTCATCTGCTATTCTTATCTGTACTGTAGGTAACAGTAGTTAATCCTGCCATGGATAGAGCATTGTCACTTCTACAGAAGTTTGCAGTTGATGCACGAAGTGGAAGAATTCTGAAGGACAAGCTATGTTTTGGTGCTCCCTGGAGACACCCTCCATCTTCTGATGATCCTGTATTGTGTTGTCAGTGGGCTAAAATTCAACTTATGGACTTTGTTCAGTCTCTCGTGAATGCAGAATTTGGGGTATCATTCATCTTGTTCTATTTTATAAGCATATAAGCAGGTGCTAGCTGTAACTGTCTAATATCATATGAGCATTGCACTAAATTATTCAATTTAAAGAGGTTCATTTCTTTCCATTGGTGCAAGTACCGTGGATCTATTATTTGCATGCTACTCTTGTTTTATGTTTTCACTTAGAAATCATGTAAATGATGCCTCTTTGCGATGCTTACTAGTCTATTAGCCGgcttggccaagcttctccaaaggccaaaagtgtttttttttttcttctcaattcaaggtgtttggccaagcttttttgggggggggtgggggggggggttgcttttgggaagaagtagAAACAGTTTCAGAAAAGcagaaaaaaagtattttcttcccggaagcagttttgactttccTTCTTACccaaaatacccttaacaaaataaagtatataccaaaataaccttacttaTTTTAAAcgtaatacttaggatattaatgtataagtatttcttcttatttttagcGACTTCAGAGGCGAATGCGTTTATAGTTGAatgattttttaatatatttaaatcattttaaaagaattaaagtgctttttaattttattttcatattttacttaaataaaatgaaaagatttaattgtctttaataacaaatttttgagattatatatttacttataatattaactagtaagtaaatctattcatgtccttattcgtaatttgatacttaaaaacactttttgaaaagcttggccaaacacacaTTATTGCTTAAAAGTGCTTTTCGGATTGATTAGCcaaaacacaaactgcttctctccaaaagtacttttacaaaaagcacttttgaaaaaagtacttttcaaaataacctgatttttccagcttggccaaacaggctataactTATCAAAACCTGTGAAAAGTATGAATTTGCATGGATCATCATATAACAGCAAAATATAGGAGTATGAATCATTCTCTTTGTGATGGTCCACATGTCTCCTTATGTAATGTGTTATGTGATCAACGGCCTTACACTGGTTTCTTATTAGGTAAATTGCTGTGTAAAAGgataaaatgaaaaacaaaagtTGATGCCATGTATTTGTGCTTTTGTGATTGGGAAAGAAGACATTCCAAAAGTTGCCACCTAAATTTTGTAGATATAATATGATTACCGCTTTTAGAGCCATTAGCATCATAGATACTTagtcattcttttttttttttttcggatGAAGCAAAACATAGTCATTCTTTTTTCCTTGCTTTTTTACTTTGCTCCAATTTGCAGGTAAACTATCTAGCTGATTGTAGTCTTGAAATCTTTGATGATCCCTCTGCTATTGCATTAATAGAGGTACTATGTATAAGTCAATTCCACCTTTTCATCAGGATCTGTGCTTTTCATTTTTGTCCTGATTCTGTTTTTTATCCCTGTGGTTGCTATGGATATTTGCTGCACAATATTCTTGCTATAATTTGTAAAGGCACTGTGCGGCAAAAAGATGTAATTAAAGACCTGTCCAAAGGGGAAAGAAAAGATATCAAAAGAATCAAAATATCAATGCTCTGCCTATTACACTATCTAAATGCTATGATTACTCTTTTTAGGTCGGTCTGCTGTATTCACAACGGGATCCATCATTCATTCGTCCTGTTTCTCGGGGTATTCAGAGATGCCTTGTAAGATGGTAAGATTTGTACTTACATTCAGCCTGGCTTTGGAAAAACGTAGAAGCTCCCATATGTTTAGTCTTTTCATTTCAATACAGGCTTGTTCAAAAGCGAATGGAACTGAACTTAAAGAATTCACTCCAGCATCTTTGGCAGCGAGTCATACGGGGGCGCAGCTATCGCCATCTGATGTTAGAAGTAGGATACAAGTAGCTCATCAAGGTAATAATTGCTAATGaaacttttaaaatttgtttGGTCAAGGGTCTTGTGAATATTTATCTATGGGATAGTCTCATTCATGTTATTACTTCACTTCTTTATATTTTAGAATCACTGAGTCAATGATGTCTGATATACATTTATGTAGTAATTCACCTGCTCACTAAGAATGTTGTAAGAAAGCAATGTAGAATGCTATGGCTATTGTTATTCAATTGTATATTTAAATGTGGTATTCAACCTTAAGTTTGTTTTCCTTATGCTTTTTGTTGGCTAACATACCATGTGCGACATGTGGTCTAATAGGGGCTGTGGTGAATTAGTTACTGTTGGTCAAGCATTTTGATGGATATATCTTTATTTAAGGTTAGACTCCAATAGTTTTTGTTTTCTGGAGCGACACTCTAGTTTGAACATAACTCTTTCATCTGATATCAAAAGTAAATAAGAGCTTTTTATTGCTGCATTTCAGGTAATTTGGGGTCAAGCTCATGCTTACAATGGTGAAGTTGTCCTTTCATCATTAAATAATTTGTAAGTTAATCTTGGAAACACTCATAAGTACCCTTCTCTGCATAAGTGGTTAGTCTTCTGTTGAGAGCTTGCCACTGAATCTAAATATCCATCAAACATGTGTTATTGCAAATGCCAATGGTTAAGTTTGAAGGAAGGAAGAAGAGAGGATATTCCTGCTTTCTTCCTTCTACAGAACTGATTAGAATTCCCAAGAAGGAAAACCATCTCTCACATATTGCCTAATATAGTTGTGCTAAAGCTTCTTGGCTTCCAAAGCCCTAGTGCTATAATAAAAACTACATATTGTTTCGTTGACATATTATGCTGTAAACCGGCCTTCCCCTTGGGAAATTGAGAATAATTTGCTTTTAAACACTAATTATGACTAGTCTTGCTATGATTCTTTTATCAGTGACATTTTTCATATGCTTGTTGTGGTTCTAGGTATTTTAGTTTCTTCTTGGCTTGAAGTTGTGCTTCACCGTTGGTTTTTACTTACAGTTGATTTCTAGAATACTGGGATTCTCTCTTTTCTATGTCGCGTTACACtgggtttattgttgttgttgtcgtatATTCTTTGAGCTAGAGTTACTTGTGCAGTGCACTGTTGGTTGGAGCTGTTACATTTTCTCAGTGCTATATTGTTCGCATTCATCGTCTGTGATCCTTTAAGCTCGCCCCATCTTCGGTTGAATGTAACATCTCCATCTCCACCATAGATTTGAGTGATGAAGAATACACCTAGAGACATCCAGAGCTATTGTACATTTTTGAAGTCACTCGTGGGTGCTTTTCTTATTGGAGCTGGTGGTCTCCCTTCAGTACTTGAAGTTGGCCTtttcatttatttcttttatttactcCTCCCAATTggtatgggagattctattatttcATTTTCGGGCGTTGTGTGGAAAAAGGGAGAGAGACTGTTACCTTGAAGATCAGCCTGCAACGATTCACTTACACGGGCATCCATGAATAGTGTTTACCATTGATTTATGAAAGGAATATATACCAAGACTCTAACAACCTTTCTCCAACCCGTGGAGGCTCATTTTGTTTTGGTGCTTCCACAACTAATGGCTTCACAAATACCATTAGGAAGGACTGCATTTATGCATGTAGGGGAAGAAAGTTGAGATTTATTGTTGTAGAACATCTAATTTTCTCAATCTGCTAGGGAAAAAGCAAGTTGGGAACATTGTTTTCCTTCTAATATTTCATTTAAGGGTGCTCGTTAGTTCTTTTATAGATCATTGAATATATTGAGAAAGTTATAAAGTTGATAGGTAAGCTGGCCAGATGGTTTTGTAAGCAATGCGTTATACTCTCTTTTGGTCTGATATAATTCTTTCTTATTTCTCTTTTGGTCTGATATAATTCGTTCTTATTTCTCGTATGTGTAATCTGGAAGAGGATTGGAAAATCTTGGCTTTGCAGTTTGTTAAGAGTATTTTCTTGCTTCTCTGGAGCCACTGTAGTTCTAGCTATCTTCACTCTTAGCATATTTCTCTTTACCACTTTAACATATTTCTCCCTATGCAACTTGATTTTGGTTGAGGAAAAGAATTAATATAGTTGTCCTATTGGCGTTTCGACAGTCAATAATTCAATATGACAGCCCCAGAGATGGATCAAGCATACAACAATTGAAATTGTTCAGAAATTAATATCTAAGTAGTTAGAAACAACAGGATAATAGTATTACAAGTTTCAGTTTTTTCCATTacgaaaaaaaagaacaaaatttGTAGCTGTGTTAAGGAGCATGGTAAGGACAAATGCGAATCAAATTCTGCTGAACAAGGAGGAAATAGGAACAGAATAAAATGGTAATCTGTCCAGAGAAGCAAAGCAGCAAAGGTTATAAGTATTTGGACGTGGTGCAGCGGATGGGGTTGCTCTTCCCTTAATCAGAGGTCTCGGGTTCGAGCCCTGGGTATGGAAAAATCCTTGATAGGGAGCGCTTCC
This sequence is a window from Nicotiana tomentosiformis chromosome 5, ASM39032v3, whole genome shotgun sequence. Protein-coding genes within it:
- the LOC104102041 gene encoding uncharacterized protein — its product is MVKKAWKIIPRPLLETVLNNHAQHHRVPQPLILHGPRGVGKTTLILERLMGKWNSGPHVTGYVDFAESIKDHHPIHGQSFPWSSWSNCPPPLLPSLTARLECCLESMAQKGIKLGTISSHQIFTVLSKWHGLNTALKQILNGSVSNSRKAVSIRNSSVLNLWERAVFASSVRLNAQESSGLSLEEQTYYKEAMAALNLAKEVISVQQKWRANAIKHLNQTGGFSRSLANSATDWPCLLLELLSSAAEIDYFQPKLVINNIEVLKNAILKDDSTVCGSMYHDSLIWRMIALGANERCLPVILVTSDSYYSYRAYMDFGFPDIFISRETFGWTPAEAKMHMVDNYFSQSEWNVIVEVLGPNPRHLFEVYALKLSNYYQKVMSEKSSKFEDIVDAYLAYLQVTVVNPAMDRALSLLQKFAVDARSGRILKDKLCFGAPWRHPPSSDDPVLCCQWAKIQLMDFVQSLVNAEFGVNYLADCSLEIFDDPSAIALIEVGLLYSQRDPSFIRPVSRGIQRCLVRWLVQKRMELNLKNSLQHLWQRVIRGRSYRHLMLEVGYK